From the genome of Candidatus Dormiibacterota bacterium, one region includes:
- the serS gene encoding serine--tRNA ligase has translation MLDMTWVREHLDVLASALQDRGARISLDEFSALDTARRTALREVETLKAARNKDSEQIAALKRERKDAASLIEEVRRRGDRIKELDARIAEIEASLESWLLTLPNVPHESVPKGRSGDDNVEVRRWGKPATFDFEPLPHWEIGTRLGILDFERAAKIAGARFAVYTGAGARLERALINFMLDLHTREHGYTEVLPPLMVNTAAMTGTGQLPKFADDLFRVEKAGYWLIPTAEVPLTNLHREEFLDGARLPLSYTAFTPCFRSEAGSYGKDVKGLIRQHQFNKVELVKFTKPEESFEALELLTRDAATVLERLGLPYRVVSLCTGDIGFASTKTYDLEVWLPSFKAYREISSCSNCGDFQARRASIRFRRGPGAKAEFAHTLNGSGLAVGRTLVAILENGQRKDGGVAIPEALHGYFGGTEIT, from the coding sequence ATGCTCGACATGACGTGGGTTCGCGAGCACCTCGATGTTCTCGCGAGCGCGCTCCAGGACCGCGGCGCGCGGATTTCGCTCGACGAATTCTCCGCTCTCGACACGGCACGGCGAACGGCGCTGCGCGAGGTCGAGACGCTGAAGGCCGCCCGCAACAAGGACTCCGAGCAGATCGCCGCGCTCAAGAGAGAGCGCAAGGACGCCGCGAGCCTCATCGAGGAGGTGCGCCGGCGGGGGGACCGGATCAAGGAGCTGGACGCCCGGATCGCCGAGATCGAGGCGTCGCTCGAGTCCTGGCTCCTGACCCTCCCGAACGTCCCGCACGAGAGCGTCCCGAAGGGAAGGAGCGGCGACGACAACGTCGAGGTGCGCCGCTGGGGCAAGCCGGCGACGTTCGACTTCGAGCCGCTGCCCCACTGGGAGATCGGCACCCGTCTCGGGATTCTCGACTTCGAGAGGGCCGCGAAGATCGCCGGCGCGCGCTTCGCCGTCTACACCGGCGCGGGGGCCCGCCTGGAGCGCGCGCTGATCAACTTCATGCTCGACCTGCACACGCGCGAGCACGGCTACACCGAGGTCCTGCCGCCCCTCATGGTCAACACCGCCGCGATGACAGGCACCGGGCAGCTGCCGAAGTTCGCCGACGACCTGTTCCGTGTGGAGAAGGCCGGCTATTGGCTGATCCCGACCGCCGAGGTGCCGCTCACCAACCTGCACCGCGAGGAGTTCCTCGATGGAGCGCGGCTGCCGCTCTCCTACACCGCCTTCACGCCGTGCTTCAGGAGCGAAGCGGGCTCGTACGGCAAGGACGTGAAGGGGCTGATCCGCCAGCATCAGTTCAACAAGGTCGAGCTGGTGAAGTTCACGAAGCCGGAGGAATCGTTCGAGGCGCTCGAGCTCCTGACGCGCGACGCGGCGACGGTGCTGGAGCGCCTGGGCCTGCCGTACCGGGTGGTGTCGCTGTGCACCGGCGACATCGGGTTCGCCTCGACCAAGACGTACGACCTGGAGGTCTGGCTGCCCTCCTTCAAGGCCTACCGGGAGATCTCGTCCTGCTCCAACTGCGGCGACTTCCAGGCGCGTCGCGCCTCCATCCGGTTCCGGCGCGGCCCAGGCGCGAAGGCGGAGTTCGCGCACACCCTCAACGGCTCGGGGCTTGCGGTCGGCCGCACGCTCGTGGCCATCCTCGAGAACGGCCAGCGCAAGGACGGCGGCGTCGCCATCCCCGAGGCGCTGCACGGATATTTCGGCGGGACGGAGATAACCTAG
- a CDS encoding NlpC/P60 family protein, with translation MRRGRIAPRPKTRGHAPERRRSARGLGAHPERRVLAPGRRALLGRRPSGARRAAVVLPPIVNLFERPDAASPVVSQATLGAGVAVLDAARGYDLVETADRYRGWIRSAALRSILPRSAPYPRPDRAWRVVNFMCQIYRDRDVTSASPIATAPLLAVVEVVEDRPEWKRVRLPDGRRGWVQGGDVEPVTRRLPPDLLDGAAVAATALRFLGLPYLWGGTTPFGIDCSGLTQLVYRMHGHLLPRDADLQHSHTGLHAVDRADLRSGDLVFFGPDGTSITHVGIALDRDRFVSATTYRAPTVRVDRLDDPYWARLYRAARRLGSRA, from the coding sequence GTGAGGCGCGGTCGCATAGCACCGCGACCGAAGACGCGCGGCCACGCCCCCGAGAGGAGGCGCAGCGCGCGGGGGCTCGGCGCGCACCCGGAGAGACGCGTCCTGGCGCCCGGCCGCCGCGCCCTCCTGGGGCGCCGGCCGTCCGGTGCGCGCCGGGCCGCGGTCGTCCTGCCTCCGATCGTCAACCTGTTCGAGCGGCCCGATGCCGCGTCGCCGGTCGTCAGTCAGGCGACCCTGGGTGCGGGGGTCGCCGTCCTCGACGCGGCGCGCGGCTACGACCTGGTCGAGACCGCCGACCGCTATCGCGGCTGGATCCGCTCGGCCGCGCTCCGATCGATCCTCCCGCGCTCGGCCCCCTATCCCCGCCCCGATCGGGCCTGGCGCGTCGTGAACTTCATGTGCCAGATCTACCGGGACAGGGACGTGACCTCCGCCTCGCCGATCGCCACGGCGCCCCTGCTCGCGGTCGTCGAGGTCGTCGAGGATCGGCCGGAATGGAAGAGGGTCCGCCTTCCCGACGGCCGCCGCGGCTGGGTCCAGGGCGGGGACGTCGAGCCCGTGACGCGGCGGCTTCCCCCGGACCTCCTCGACGGCGCGGCCGTGGCCGCCACCGCGCTGCGCTTCCTGGGTCTCCCTTATCTCTGGGGCGGCACCACGCCGTTCGGCATCGACTGCTCCGGCCTCACGCAGCTGGTCTACAGGATGCACGGCCACCTTCTGCCGCGCGACGCCGATCTGCAGCACTCCCACACCGGGCTGCACGCCGTCGACCGGGCGGACCTCCGCTCCGGAGATCTCGTCTTCTTCGGCCCGGACGGGACAAGCATCACGCACGTCGGCATCGCGCTCGACCGCGACAGGTTCGTGAGCGCCACGACCTACCGCGCGCCGACGGTGCGCGTCGACCGGCTGGACGATCCCTACTGGGCGAGGCTGTACCGTGCGGCGCGCCGGCTCGGGAGTCGGGCCTGA
- a CDS encoding phosphatase PAP2 family protein: protein MIAGLSAPGGRSGRLLVLAVSLAAAIVPQAAAAEPATPSPRATFREALRTFAGDGRYLLTFPARASRKGAWMTAGSVAATALAMNRDEEIRANVVDSDRPTAGRIATKFEPLGRIEVEAAALGTLYLAGRATRNERVAGPAATAFEAYVWAAVITSVAKGAFGRESPGRGSEEGRFFRGDTIFPSGHTARSFAIAAAFSDRGGRKVAAIAYPVAALIGISTVQEDLHWASDVVAGAALGLAIGKGIAARHPRAGALPAPGATWNVVPNRAGASLRITF, encoded by the coding sequence GTGATCGCCGGCCTCTCCGCCCCCGGGGGCCGGAGCGGGCGCCTCCTCGTCCTCGCCGTCTCGCTCGCGGCGGCGATTGTCCCGCAGGCGGCCGCCGCGGAACCGGCCACGCCCTCCCCCCGCGCGACCTTCCGCGAAGCGCTCCGGACCTTTGCCGGCGACGGGCGCTACCTCCTCACCTTCCCGGCGCGCGCCAGCCGGAAGGGGGCCTGGATGACCGCCGGATCCGTCGCGGCGACCGCGCTGGCGATGAACCGGGACGAGGAGATCCGCGCCAACGTCGTCGATTCGGACCGCCCCACGGCCGGCCGGATCGCCACCAAGTTCGAGCCGCTCGGCAGGATCGAAGTCGAGGCGGCGGCCCTCGGGACGCTCTACCTCGCCGGGCGCGCCACGCGGAACGAGCGCGTGGCCGGGCCGGCGGCCACGGCGTTCGAGGCGTACGTCTGGGCCGCAGTCATCACCAGCGTCGCCAAGGGGGCGTTCGGACGGGAGAGCCCCGGGCGCGGATCGGAGGAGGGGAGATTCTTCCGAGGAGACACGATCTTCCCGTCGGGCCACACGGCGCGCTCGTTCGCCATCGCCGCGGCGTTTAGCGACCGCGGCGGCCGCAAGGTGGCCGCCATCGCGTACCCGGTGGCGGCGCTCATCGGTATCTCGACCGTGCAGGAGGACCTGCACTGGGCGTCCGACGTCGTGGCGGGCGCCGCACTTGGCTTGGCGATCGGTAAGGGGATTGCGGCGCGGCATCCGCGTGCGGGTGCGCTGCCCGCGCCGGGCGCGACTTGGAACGTCGTCCCGAACCGGGCCGGCGCAAGTCTAAGGATCACCTTCTGA
- a CDS encoding histidine triad nucleotide-binding protein → MADCLFCKIARKEIPAKIVYDDRQVVAFEDIHPQAPTHTLVISKSHFATLNDVGAEQEGLLGHMMLVAARVAKDKGLHTEGYRLVANCLEGAGQSVFHIHLHLLGGRRFTWPPG, encoded by the coding sequence ATGGCCGATTGTCTCTTCTGCAAGATTGCGCGCAAGGAAATCCCCGCGAAGATCGTCTACGACGACCGGCAGGTCGTGGCGTTCGAGGACATCCATCCCCAGGCCCCGACGCACACGCTGGTGATCTCGAAGAGCCACTTCGCGACGCTGAACGACGTCGGCGCCGAGCAGGAAGGGCTTTTGGGGCACATGATGCTGGTCGCCGCGCGGGTGGCCAAGGACAAGGGTCTGCACACCGAGGGGTACCGCCTGGTCGCCAACTGCCTGGAGGGGGCCGGACAGTCGGTGTTCCACATCCACCTGCACCTGCTCGGCGGCCGCCGCTTTACCTGGCCGCCCGGATGA
- the galU gene encoding UTP--glucose-1-phosphate uridylyltransferase GalU produces the protein MTTPAPIRKAVFPAAGLGTRFLPATKAQPKEMLPLVDKPIIQYVVEEAAASGIESIIIVTGRGKTAIENHFDVAFELEQLLEQRRKVDLLKEIRSITDMINVSYVRQKEPLGLGHAILMARDLVGDEPFAVFLGDDVIEAEVPVMRQMIDVYQKLRCPIVAVERVSRKRTSDYGIVAARPAGNHLYQVTDLVEKPSPEEAPSDLAIIGRYILTPDIFKHLEATAAGRGGEIQLTDGLRSLLRRRRIYAYRFSGRRYDTGDKLGFLKATVEFALRRPDLGAAFRVYLKNLDLGGAPASPKSARRRKRAR, from the coding sequence GTGACGACCCCCGCTCCGATCCGCAAGGCGGTGTTCCCCGCCGCCGGGCTGGGCACACGTTTCCTGCCCGCGACCAAGGCGCAGCCGAAGGAGATGCTGCCGCTGGTCGACAAGCCGATCATCCAGTACGTGGTCGAGGAGGCGGCGGCCTCCGGCATCGAGTCGATCATCATCGTCACCGGCCGGGGCAAGACCGCGATCGAGAACCACTTCGATGTGGCGTTCGAGCTGGAGCAGCTCCTCGAGCAGCGCCGCAAGGTCGACCTCCTGAAGGAAATCCGCTCGATCACCGACATGATCAACGTGTCGTACGTAAGGCAGAAGGAGCCGCTCGGGCTGGGGCACGCCATCCTGATGGCGCGCGATCTGGTGGGGGACGAGCCGTTCGCCGTGTTCCTGGGGGACGACGTCATCGAGGCCGAGGTCCCGGTGATGCGCCAGATGATCGACGTCTACCAGAAACTCCGCTGTCCGATCGTGGCGGTCGAGCGAGTCAGCCGCAAGCGCACGAGCGACTACGGCATCGTCGCCGCGCGGCCGGCGGGCAATCACCTGTACCAGGTCACCGACCTGGTGGAGAAGCCGAGCCCCGAAGAGGCGCCGTCCGACCTCGCGATCATCGGGCGCTACATCCTGACCCCGGACATCTTCAAGCACCTGGAGGCCACCGCCGCCGGGCGCGGCGGCGAGATCCAGCTGACCGACGGCCTGCGCTCGCTGCTGCGCCGGCGCCGGATCTACGCCTACCGTTTCAGCGGCCGGCGCTACGACACCGGGGACAAGCTCGGTTTCCTGAAGGCGACGGTCGAGTTCGCCCTGCGCCGGCCCGACCTGGGGGCCGCGTTCCGGGTCTATCTCAAGAACCTCGACCTCGGCGGCGCGCCCGCCTCCCCGAAGTCCGCGCGCCGGCGAAAGCGCGCAAGGTGA
- a CDS encoding 4'-phosphopantetheinyl transferase superfamily protein: protein MIETLFSAPVLTLAATPEMWAGALLPEEEACLSPRAIAKRRREFTAGRVCARAALGRLGIRGFPLVAAPDRSPVWPPGIVGSLSHCGDYCGVAIARRGDIAGVGFDVERARPLEGRVASIICTPAERRRIESLPGLPPGLWTMIVFSAKESAYKCYHPLMKTFLDFHDVEIDLAPEAGTFTARILKTQAADQAAGRPGLESLGGRFAWNDAYVFAGVTLTAAELRDPA, encoded by the coding sequence GTGATCGAGACCCTCTTCTCAGCACCCGTCCTCACGCTCGCGGCCACGCCGGAGATGTGGGCGGGGGCGCTCCTTCCCGAGGAAGAGGCCTGCCTGTCGCCGCGCGCCATCGCCAAGCGCCGCCGCGAGTTCACCGCGGGGCGCGTGTGCGCCCGTGCGGCGCTCGGGCGTCTCGGAATCCGCGGCTTCCCGCTCGTTGCCGCTCCGGACCGCTCTCCCGTCTGGCCCCCCGGGATCGTCGGCAGCCTGTCGCATTGCGGCGACTACTGCGGCGTGGCGATCGCCCGGCGCGGAGACATCGCCGGGGTCGGTTTCGACGTCGAGAGGGCGCGGCCGCTCGAGGGGCGCGTCGCTTCCATCATCTGCACCCCCGCCGAGCGGCGGCGGATCGAGTCCCTGCCCGGCCTGCCGCCCGGTCTCTGGACCATGATCGTCTTCAGCGCCAAGGAAAGCGCCTACAAGTGCTACCACCCTCTCATGAAGACCTTCCTCGATTTCCACGACGTGGAGATCGACCTCGCGCCGGAAGCGGGGACGTTCACGGCGAGGATCCTCAAGACGCAGGCGGCGGACCAGGCGGCCGGGCGCCCCGGCCTCGAGTCTCTCGGCGGCCGCTTCGCCTGGAACGACGCGTACGTCTTCGCCGGCGTCACCCTGACCGCCGCCGAGCTGCGGGACCCCGCGTGA
- the murA gene encoding UDP-N-acetylglucosamine 1-carboxyvinyltransferase — MDKIRIQGPCRLRGTVRASGAKNAVLPEMAATLLLEGPVTLRNVPVVRDVQTMVKVLRHLGVRSLKLEGNSLSAEGGAAGDPEAPYDLVRTMRASILVLGPLLARLGRAKVSLPGGCAIGARPIDYHIEALRRMGADVAIEHGYVVASCRRLKGAEIVFDDRTVTGTENIMMAATLAEGRTVLENCALEPEVVDLARFLNACGARIDGAGTGRIVVEGVARLRGTAHTVIPDRIETGTFLMAAAATRSGIRIEQCDPSHLEAVLDKLQECGVVLRRGPDSITVEPDGALRGANVTTRPYPDFPTDLQAQFMALAARAEGVSIVTETVFENRFMHVGELRRMGARIVEDGQTAIVAGPAPLSGAQVMASDLRASACLIVAGLSAEGETTIHRAYHIDRGYEKVETKFQGLGARIERIS; from the coding sequence ATGGACAAGATCCGCATCCAGGGCCCGTGCCGGCTGAGGGGAACGGTCCGGGCCAGCGGCGCCAAGAACGCCGTGCTTCCCGAGATGGCGGCGACGCTTCTCTTGGAAGGACCGGTCACGCTGCGCAACGTCCCCGTGGTGCGCGACGTCCAGACCATGGTCAAGGTCCTGCGCCATCTCGGCGTACGGTCGCTGAAGCTGGAGGGGAACAGCCTGAGCGCCGAGGGGGGCGCCGCGGGAGATCCGGAGGCGCCGTACGACCTCGTCCGGACCATGCGCGCGTCGATCCTGGTCCTCGGCCCGCTCCTGGCGCGTCTCGGACGGGCGAAGGTGTCCCTCCCCGGGGGCTGCGCGATCGGGGCGCGGCCGATCGACTACCACATCGAGGCGCTGCGCCGGATGGGGGCCGACGTCGCCATCGAGCACGGCTATGTCGTCGCCTCGTGCCGGCGGCTCAAGGGGGCGGAGATCGTCTTCGACGATCGCACCGTCACCGGGACCGAGAACATCATGATGGCCGCCACTCTCGCTGAGGGGCGGACGGTCCTCGAGAATTGCGCCCTGGAGCCGGAGGTCGTCGATCTGGCCCGCTTCCTGAACGCCTGCGGGGCGCGCATCGACGGGGCGGGCACGGGCCGCATCGTCGTCGAGGGGGTGGCGCGGCTGCGCGGCACCGCCCACACCGTCATCCCCGACCGCATCGAGACCGGCACCTTCCTGATGGCGGCGGCGGCCACGCGGAGCGGCATCCGGATCGAGCAGTGCGACCCGTCGCACCTCGAAGCGGTCCTCGACAAGCTGCAGGAGTGCGGCGTCGTCCTGCGCCGGGGGCCCGACAGCATCACCGTCGAGCCGGACGGAGCCCTGCGCGGCGCCAACGTCACGACCCGCCCCTACCCCGATTTCCCGACCGATCTGCAGGCGCAGTTCATGGCGCTGGCGGCACGGGCAGAGGGGGTGTCGATCGTCACCGAGACGGTGTTCGAGAACCGTTTCATGCACGTGGGCGAGCTGCGCCGCATGGGGGCGCGTATCGTGGAGGACGGCCAGACCGCCATCGTCGCCGGGCCGGCGCCGCTCTCGGGCGCGCAGGTCATGGCGAGCGATCTGCGCGCCTCGGCCTGCCTGATCGTCGCCGGTCTCTCGGCCGAGGGGGAGACGACGATCCACCGCGCCTACCACATCGACCGAGGGTACGAGAAGGTGGAGACGAAGTTCCAGGGGCTCGGCGCGCGCATCGAGAGGATCTCGTAG
- a CDS encoding D-2-hydroxyacid dehydrogenase — MPARQRRLVIYLPHRQPIWMLPEGCLETIRRRALKSFQIDLPMNEDAFVRVLPGAEVLFAWGIARRHVDKADTLRWMHTPLAGVDRVLSPELVKSPIRITSSRGVNSVAVAEHTLGLILSMTRGIADSVRAQGESRWAQHEIWGRRPPVQELHGQVLGILGLGDIGRELAVRARALGMTVWGLVRTPRAKPDYVDRLLAAGKEEALIRASDVLVLAVPLTRDTKGMIGERQLKRMKHTACLINIGRGELVQESALVRALREGWIAGAGLDVYAAEPLPPSSPLWRLPQVVMTPHIAGTHPQYMGRSAEIFLNNLKRYLAGEPLINEVDKQAGY, encoded by the coding sequence ATGCCCGCGCGACAGCGCCGTCTCGTCATCTACCTGCCTCACCGCCAGCCGATCTGGATGCTGCCGGAGGGGTGCCTGGAGACCATCAGGCGCCGGGCCCTGAAGTCCTTCCAGATCGACCTGCCGATGAACGAAGACGCGTTCGTGCGCGTCCTGCCGGGGGCCGAGGTGCTGTTCGCCTGGGGGATCGCGCGGCGGCACGTGGACAAGGCCGACACGCTGCGCTGGATGCACACGCCTCTGGCCGGGGTCGACCGGGTCCTGAGCCCCGAGCTGGTGAAGAGTCCCATCCGCATCACCTCGTCGCGCGGCGTGAACTCCGTCGCCGTGGCGGAGCACACGCTGGGTCTCATCCTGTCGATGACGCGCGGCATCGCCGACTCGGTGCGGGCCCAGGGGGAGAGCCGGTGGGCGCAGCACGAGATCTGGGGCCGCAGACCGCCGGTTCAGGAGCTGCACGGCCAGGTCCTGGGCATCCTCGGCCTGGGGGACATCGGCCGGGAGCTCGCGGTGCGCGCCCGCGCCCTGGGGATGACCGTCTGGGGGCTCGTCCGAACCCCGCGCGCCAAGCCGGACTATGTCGACCGCCTGCTCGCGGCGGGGAAGGAGGAGGCGCTCATCCGCGCAAGCGACGTCCTGGTGCTGGCGGTGCCGCTGACGCGCGACACCAAGGGGATGATCGGCGAGCGGCAGCTGAAGCGGATGAAGCACACGGCCTGCCTCATCAACATCGGGCGCGGTGAGCTGGTGCAGGAATCCGCCCTGGTCCGCGCGCTGCGCGAAGGCTGGATCGCCGGCGCCGGACTGGACGTGTACGCCGCCGAGCCGCTCCCCCCCTCGAGCCCCCTGTGGCGGCTGCCCCAGGTGGTGATGACGCCGCACATCGCCGGCACCCACCCGCAGTACATGGGGCGATCCGCCGAGATCTTCCTCAATAACTTGAAGCGCTACCTCGCGGGCGAGCCTCTCATCAACGAAGTCGACAAGCAGGCGGGGTACTGA
- a CDS encoding FmdB family zinc ribbon protein has protein sequence MPLYEYECEACHHRFERIQQYSDPIVRKCPKCGKKKVKKLLSSPAIQFKGSGFYITDYPRKGSTSSLPDHSESEKKKDKDDKADKTDTSSKTPKTKPEKKD, from the coding sequence GTGCCGCTGTACGAGTACGAATGCGAGGCGTGTCATCACCGCTTCGAGCGGATCCAGCAGTACAGCGATCCGATCGTCAGGAAATGTCCCAAGTGCGGCAAGAAGAAGGTGAAGAAGCTCCTGTCGTCGCCCGCCATCCAGTTCAAGGGGTCGGGCTTCTACATCACCGACTACCCGCGCAAGGGAAGCACCTCGAGCCTGCCGGACCACTCCGAGTCGGAGAAGAAGAAGGACAAGGACGACAAGGCCGACAAGACCGACACCTCGAGCAAGACGCCCAAGACGAAGCCCGAGAAGAAGGACTGA